In Streptomyces qaidamensis, one DNA window encodes the following:
- a CDS encoding winged helix-turn-helix transcriptional regulator — protein MTRRRQDPDVCGVTAAIAVVDGKWKTALLWLLESGPHRPAELRRQLPGLSEKVLTEALREMAADGLVHREAYDVQPPKTVYSLTAFGRELSEALAPLSDWGHRRLENLAEAARSAS, from the coding sequence ATGACGCGTCGGCGGCAGGACCCGGACGTCTGCGGGGTGACCGCCGCGATCGCGGTGGTCGACGGCAAGTGGAAGACGGCCCTGCTCTGGCTGCTGGAGTCGGGCCCGCACCGCCCGGCGGAGCTGCGCCGGCAACTGCCGGGCCTTTCCGAGAAGGTGCTGACCGAGGCCTTGCGTGAGATGGCCGCGGACGGGCTGGTGCACCGGGAGGCGTACGACGTGCAGCCGCCGAAGACGGTCTACTCCCTGACCGCGTTCGGCCGTGAACTCTCCGAGGCGCTGGCGCCGTTGTCCGACTGGGGCCACCGGCGCCTGGAGAATCTGGCCGAGGCCGCCCGGTCGGCCTCCTGA
- a CDS encoding MarR family winged helix-turn-helix transcriptional regulator produces the protein MRNQPDPAAVGTLLRHVLELLDGDVAAVYEEQGMAEYRPRFSPVVRALVAQGPLSVRDLAEAIGVTHSAASQTAAQMARAGLVTHTPDPLDARRRLVALTAEARSLLPRIEAEWEATAAAMAELDAELSMPLGELLAEVAQAVGRRPFRERVAAARRTA, from the coding sequence GTGAGGAATCAACCGGATCCGGCCGCCGTGGGGACGCTGCTTCGCCACGTCCTGGAGCTGCTCGACGGCGACGTGGCCGCGGTCTACGAGGAGCAGGGCATGGCCGAGTACCGGCCCCGCTTCTCCCCGGTCGTCCGCGCGCTCGTGGCGCAAGGCCCGCTCTCCGTGCGCGACCTGGCCGAGGCCATCGGTGTCACGCACTCGGCAGCGAGCCAGACCGCGGCCCAGATGGCCCGCGCGGGCCTGGTCACCCACACCCCCGACCCGCTGGACGCCCGCCGCCGGCTGGTCGCCCTGACGGCCGAGGCCCGGTCGCTGCTGCCGCGGATCGAGGCGGAGTGGGAGGCGACGGCCGCGGCGATGGCGGAGCTGGACGCGGAACTGTCGATGCCGCTGGGAGAGTTGCTGGCCGAGGTGGCGCAGGCGGTGGGACGGCGGCCGTTCCGGGAGCGGGTGGCGGCGGCTCGCCGGACCGCCTGA
- a CDS encoding class F sortase: protein MSSFSRRAFTAGALASLLTACAGHGTPPRPKATSSPVPARRARPLARSVPVRLLIPAIGVDTPVVRLGLAADGTVQVPPVTAHDRAGWYRHSPTPGETGPSVLLGHVTVGPYGDGVFRHLARLRRGERITARLENGTAAEFAVTAVRTAPKTDFPADDVYGNVDRPELRLITCGGARTGDGYADNVIVFAALSDAKSPTPGER, encoded by the coding sequence ATGAGCTCGTTCTCCAGGCGCGCGTTCACGGCCGGGGCCCTGGCGTCGCTGCTGACGGCGTGCGCGGGCCACGGCACCCCGCCGCGGCCGAAGGCCACCTCTTCGCCGGTCCCGGCCAGGAGGGCACGCCCGCTGGCCCGTTCGGTCCCGGTGCGGCTGCTGATCCCGGCGATCGGCGTCGACACCCCGGTCGTCCGGCTGGGCCTGGCGGCCGACGGCACGGTGCAGGTGCCGCCGGTCACGGCCCACGACCGGGCCGGCTGGTACCGGCACTCGCCGACACCCGGCGAGACCGGCCCGTCCGTGCTCCTCGGCCATGTCACGGTCGGCCCGTACGGCGACGGCGTCTTCCGGCACCTCGCCCGGCTGCGCCGGGGTGAGCGGATCACGGCGCGCCTGGAGAACGGCACGGCGGCGGAGTTCGCCGTCACGGCGGTGCGGACCGCCCCCAAAACCGACTTCCCGGCCGACGACGTCTACGGGAACGTGGACCGCCCGGAGCTGCGGCTGATCACGTGCGGCGGAGCGCGGACCGGCGACGGCTACGCGGACAACGTGATCGTGTTCGCGGCGCTGAGCGATGCGAAGTCCCCCACCCCTGGAGAGCGTTGA
- the pip gene encoding prolyl aminopeptidase, whose translation MPEPYPPRIEPYAHGMLDVGDGNRVYWEACGNPAGKPALVLHGGPGSGAGPVWRRLFDPAAYRIVLLDQRGCGRSTPDAADPGTSLAANTTHHLIADIERLRQHLGIGEWLVLGGSWGVTLALAYAEQHPGSVSELVLFSVTGTTRREVEWVTRDMGRIFPEEWARFRDAVPEAEREGSLVDAYARMLADPDPAVRERAAREWCRWEDVHVSTVPGHRPDPRYEDPRFRMRFARLVTHYWRHTAFLEDGTLLRDAGKLSGIPGVLVHGRMDISGPADIAWHLAQAWPDAELVLIGGEGHGLGTSMTSAVVAATDRFRET comes from the coding sequence ATGCCCGAGCCCTATCCGCCCCGCATCGAGCCGTACGCGCACGGCATGCTCGACGTCGGCGACGGCAACCGCGTGTACTGGGAGGCCTGCGGGAACCCCGCGGGCAAGCCCGCCCTCGTGCTGCACGGCGGGCCGGGGTCCGGGGCGGGGCCCGTATGGCGCCGGCTCTTCGACCCGGCGGCGTACCGCATCGTGCTCCTCGACCAGCGCGGGTGCGGGCGGAGCACGCCCGACGCGGCCGATCCGGGAACCTCGCTCGCCGCCAACACCACGCACCATCTCATCGCCGACATCGAGCGGTTGCGGCAGCACCTCGGCATCGGGGAGTGGCTGGTCCTCGGCGGCTCCTGGGGCGTGACCCTCGCCCTGGCCTACGCCGAGCAGCACCCCGGGTCCGTGTCCGAGCTGGTCCTCTTCAGCGTCACCGGCACCACGCGCCGCGAGGTGGAGTGGGTCACCCGGGACATGGGGCGGATCTTCCCCGAGGAGTGGGCCCGGTTCCGCGACGCCGTGCCGGAGGCCGAGCGCGAGGGGAGCCTGGTGGACGCCTACGCCCGGATGCTCGCCGACCCCGATCCCGCCGTACGGGAGCGGGCCGCGCGGGAGTGGTGCCGGTGGGAGGACGTGCACGTCTCCACCGTGCCGGGGCACCGGCCCGACCCGCGCTACGAGGACCCGCGCTTCCGGATGCGCTTCGCCCGGCTCGTCACGCACTACTGGCGGCACACCGCCTTCCTGGAGGACGGGACGCTGCTGCGCGACGCCGGGAAGCTGTCCGGCATCCCGGGCGTGCTGGTCCACGGCCGGATGGACATCAGCGGGCCTGCGGACATCGCGTGGCACCTGGCACAGGCGTGGCCGGACGCGGAACTCGTGCTGATCGGCGGCGAGGGGCACGGGCTGGGGACCTCCATGACCTCGGCCGTGGTGGCGGCGACGGACCGGTTCCGGGAGACGTGA
- a CDS encoding amidohydrolase family protein — MNDHGDEPDAIRRFWGRLGLPGLVDVHTHFMPERVLDKVWEYFDALGPLTGGLEWPITYREAEAERAEILRGFGVRAFTAMLYPHKPGMARWLNGWAADFARRTPDCLHTATLFPEPGVEAYVREAVAAGARVFKAHVQVGAYDPADDLFRPAWGVLAEAGVPVVIHCGSGPAPGKHTGPGPIARVLAEHPRLRLIVAHMGMPEYEEFLDLAERYREVRLDTTMAFTDFAERLAPFPRRALPRLADAGDRILLGSDFPNIPYPYADQLLALERLGLGDAWLRAVCHDNAAELFGL, encoded by the coding sequence ATGAACGATCACGGTGACGAGCCCGATGCCATCCGCCGCTTCTGGGGGCGGCTCGGGCTCCCCGGCCTCGTCGACGTGCACACGCACTTCATGCCCGAGCGGGTCCTGGACAAGGTCTGGGAGTACTTCGACGCGCTCGGGCCGCTCACCGGCGGGCTGGAGTGGCCCATCACCTACCGGGAAGCGGAGGCCGAACGGGCGGAGATACTCCGGGGGTTCGGCGTACGCGCCTTCACCGCGATGCTCTATCCGCACAAGCCCGGCATGGCCCGCTGGCTGAACGGCTGGGCGGCCGACTTCGCACGCCGCACCCCGGACTGTCTGCACACCGCGACCCTGTTCCCCGAGCCGGGCGTCGAGGCGTACGTCCGGGAAGCCGTCGCGGCGGGCGCACGGGTCTTCAAGGCGCATGTGCAGGTGGGGGCCTACGACCCGGCCGACGACCTGTTCCGCCCGGCATGGGGCGTGCTGGCCGAGGCCGGGGTCCCCGTGGTGATCCACTGCGGTTCCGGTCCCGCGCCCGGCAAGCACACCGGCCCCGGGCCGATCGCACGGGTGCTGGCGGAGCACCCGCGGCTCCGGCTGATCGTCGCCCACATGGGGATGCCCGAGTACGAGGAGTTCCTCGACCTCGCCGAGCGGTACAGGGAGGTGCGGCTGGACACGACGATGGCGTTCACCGACTTCGCCGAGCGGCTCGCGCCGTTCCCGCGCCGGGCCCTGCCCCGGCTGGCGGACGCCGGCGACCGCATTCTGCTCGGCTCCGACTTCCCCAACATCCCCTACCCGTACGCCGACCAGCTCCTCGCCCTGGAGCGGCTGGGCCTCGGGGACGCGTGGCTGAGGGCGGTGTGCCACGACAACGCGGCGGAACTCTTCGGCCTCTGA
- a CDS encoding DUF2201 family putative metallopeptidase → MTATDAPGAAPGALDRDKLFTARLHAARVRPYLATALFALHVVESRRVPTMGVDRYWRCYVSPAFVDRTPVEELAGVWVHEVSHLLRDHHARSDRVARERGLNGPGERLRMNIAADFEINDDVYGDGLARPEGVVEPGRLGLAENELMEEYLRQFTLGPRSQELAWLDCGSGADGLEREWELGPDGAHGLSEQERDAVRFRVAQGIAGRPGSAPQGWRRWAEEAFHPPQPWRQLLGAAVRSAASAPGAGEDYTYGRPARRSTALPGTVLPSLRRRPPRVSVVIDTSGSVSDAELGSALLEVAAIARAVGGRRDLVTVVPCDASAGLARRLCRAEGIPLTGGGGTDLRAGFTRALRTRPAPDVIVALTDGQTPWPGTRPPCRTVIGLFPRPYRSHAYDESDPEYVPDTPPAWARVVDIGS, encoded by the coding sequence GTGACGGCGACCGACGCGCCCGGGGCCGCCCCCGGGGCCCTCGACCGGGACAAGCTCTTCACGGCCCGCCTGCACGCCGCCCGCGTCCGCCCCTACCTCGCCACGGCCCTCTTCGCCCTGCACGTCGTCGAGTCGCGGCGGGTGCCGACCATGGGTGTCGACCGCTACTGGCGGTGCTACGTGTCGCCGGCGTTCGTGGACCGCACGCCCGTCGAGGAACTGGCCGGTGTGTGGGTGCACGAGGTGTCGCACCTGCTGCGCGACCACCACGCCCGCAGCGACCGGGTCGCCCGCGAGCGGGGCCTGAACGGCCCGGGGGAGCGGCTGCGGATGAACATCGCCGCGGACTTCGAGATCAACGACGACGTCTACGGCGACGGCCTGGCCCGCCCGGAGGGAGTCGTCGAACCGGGCCGTCTCGGCCTGGCCGAGAACGAGTTGATGGAGGAGTACCTGCGGCAGTTCACCCTGGGCCCGCGCTCCCAGGAGCTGGCCTGGCTCGACTGCGGCAGCGGCGCCGACGGCCTGGAGCGGGAGTGGGAACTGGGCCCGGACGGCGCGCACGGCCTGAGCGAGCAGGAACGGGACGCGGTCCGCTTCCGGGTCGCGCAGGGCATCGCCGGGCGCCCCGGCAGCGCCCCGCAGGGCTGGCGGCGCTGGGCCGAGGAGGCCTTCCACCCACCCCAGCCGTGGCGGCAGCTGCTGGGCGCGGCGGTCCGCTCGGCGGCGTCCGCCCCCGGCGCGGGCGAGGACTACACCTACGGCCGCCCCGCCCGCCGCTCCACCGCCCTGCCCGGCACGGTCCTGCCGAGCCTGCGCCGCCGCCCGCCCCGCGTCTCCGTCGTCATCGACACCTCCGGCTCGGTCAGCGACGCCGAACTGGGCAGCGCCCTGCTGGAAGTGGCCGCCATCGCCCGGGCCGTGGGCGGCCGTCGTGACCTCGTCACCGTCGTGCCCTGCGACGCCTCCGCCGGTCTCGCCCGCCGCCTGTGCCGCGCCGAGGGCATCCCCCTCACGGGCGGCGGCGGCACGGACCTGCGGGCCGGCTTCACCCGCGCCCTGCGCACCCGCCCGGCCCCCGACGTCATCGTCGCCCTCACCGACGGCCAGACCCCCTGGCCGGGCACCCGGCCCCCCTGCCGCACGGTGATCGGCCTGTTCCCGCGCCCGTACCGGAGTCACGCCTACGACGAGTCGGACCCCGAGTACGTCCCGGACACACCCCCGGCGTGGGCCCGCGTGGTGGACATCGGCTCCTGA
- a CDS encoding RNA polymerase sigma factor encodes MKRSREKAASELFAALYPRLAGWCRRLVDDDGTAHEIASEAFTRLWARWTSVEEPRGFLYVTAANLVRDHWRKLERERRAMHRVTSEAAVRPHPEQADPSVRLLVQSLPERLRVPILLHYYADMPIREVSALTGRKEGTVKADLHAARELLRVHLRRSLDHTP; translated from the coding sequence TTGAAACGGTCCCGCGAGAAGGCAGCGTCCGAGCTGTTCGCCGCCCTCTACCCGCGCCTCGCCGGCTGGTGCCGCCGGCTCGTCGACGACGACGGGACGGCCCACGAGATCGCCTCGGAGGCGTTCACCCGGCTCTGGGCCCGCTGGACGTCCGTGGAGGAGCCGCGCGGGTTCCTCTACGTCACCGCGGCCAACCTGGTCCGGGACCACTGGCGCAAGCTGGAGCGCGAGCGCCGGGCCATGCACCGCGTCACCTCGGAGGCCGCCGTACGCCCCCACCCCGAACAGGCGGACCCGTCGGTGCGGCTGCTCGTGCAGTCGCTGCCGGAACGACTCCGCGTCCCGATCCTCCTCCACTACTACGCTGACATGCCGATCCGGGAGGTGTCCGCACTGACCGGGCGCAAGGAAGGAACCGTCAAGGCCGACCTGCACGCGGCCCGGGAACTGCTCCGCGTCCATCTGAGGAGAAGCCTTGACCACACGCCTTGA
- a CDS encoding AAA family ATPase has protein sequence MRSHASLPSDTATQLDVAGDLLALLRDTTTEPRPDTQLEALTLAVAADLPVLLWGEPGIGKTAALTQLATALDLPLTTVIASVHEPSDFSGLPIVGDDPAEQGVPMAPPDWAVRLVRAGRGLLFLDELSTAPPAVQAALLRLVLERRIGALRLPPGVRIVAAANPRSSAADGWELSPPLANRFVHLQWTHDTDVVVRGLGGTWPRATLPRLDPERLPEAVDFARRAVCGLLAARPALAHRLPSGETRRGGPWPSPRSWEMTLHLIAFATAAGSSRDVLSLLVRGTVGDGPGLELLASLDRMDLPDPETLLADPAGAVLPERGDLRQAALDGVVAAVRNRPERLRWDAAWALLVKALETGPPDVVVVPATTLAALRRDDWDVPASIERLAGVVSLSRRADRTTAAVAAAAAGKAGR, from the coding sequence ATGCGCTCTCACGCCTCGCTCCCGTCCGACACCGCCACCCAGCTCGACGTGGCCGGCGACCTGCTGGCCCTGCTGCGGGACACCACCACCGAACCCCGCCCCGACACCCAGCTGGAGGCCCTCACCCTGGCCGTCGCCGCCGACCTGCCCGTGCTGCTGTGGGGCGAACCGGGCATCGGCAAGACCGCGGCCCTGACCCAGCTCGCCACCGCCCTGGACCTGCCCCTGACCACGGTGATCGCGAGTGTGCACGAGCCGTCCGACTTCTCGGGGCTGCCGATCGTCGGCGACGACCCCGCCGAGCAGGGCGTGCCGATGGCACCGCCGGACTGGGCCGTGCGCCTGGTGCGGGCCGGGCGCGGGCTGCTCTTCCTCGACGAACTCTCCACCGCGCCGCCCGCCGTGCAGGCCGCCCTGCTCCGGCTCGTGCTGGAGCGGCGGATCGGCGCCCTGCGGCTGCCGCCGGGCGTGCGGATCGTGGCCGCCGCCAACCCGCGTTCCTCGGCCGCGGACGGCTGGGAACTGAGCCCGCCCCTCGCCAACCGCTTCGTCCACCTGCAGTGGACGCACGACACCGATGTCGTCGTCCGCGGCCTCGGCGGGACCTGGCCCCGGGCGACCCTGCCCCGGCTCGACCCGGAAAGGCTCCCGGAGGCCGTGGACTTCGCCCGCCGGGCCGTGTGCGGGCTGCTCGCCGCCCGCCCCGCGCTCGCCCACCGGCTGCCCAGCGGGGAGACCCGCCGGGGCGGGCCGTGGCCGTCTCCGCGCAGCTGGGAGATGACGCTGCACCTGATCGCCTTCGCGACCGCGGCCGGCTCCTCCCGTGACGTGCTCTCCCTGCTGGTGAGGGGCACCGTCGGGGACGGGCCCGGGCTCGAACTGCTGGCGAGCCTGGACCGGATGGACCTCCCGGACCCCGAGACGCTGCTGGCCGACCCGGCCGGTGCGGTCCTGCCGGAGCGCGGGGATCTGCGGCAGGCCGCGCTGGACGGCGTCGTGGCCGCCGTACGCAACCGCCCGGAGCGGCTGCGCTGGGACGCGGCCTGGGCGCTCCTGGTGAAGGCCCTGGAGACCGGCCCCCCGGACGTGGTGGTCGTCCCCGCCACCACGCTCGCCGCCCTGCGCCGCGACGACTGGGACGTCCCGGCGTCCATCGAGCGCCTGGCCGGAGTGGTTTCCCTGTCCAGGCGGGCGGACCGGACCACGGCCGCGGTCGCCGCCGCTGCCGCCGGGAAGGCGGGCCGGTGA